One genomic segment of Drosophila melanogaster chromosome 3L includes these proteins:
- the ND-24L gene encoding NADH dehydrogenase (ubiquinone) 24 kDa subunit-like — MLRLLQPIRRIHLAPVLRLGAPVNATEIRKALKFEFSKDNQRRVKALLAWYPQAEWKGALLPLLDIAQRQQGWLSISAVQAVAETIKIDPMEAFEAAQFYTMFFMKPRGKYVVSVCTSTPCKLRGGDEIFEACKKTLNLEHGQTTPDMQFTLKEDYCMGACVNAPVLAVNDDMYEDLDEKSLANILADLRNDKLPPAGPRNGRFASEPKGGLTTLKIQPPPPGFMMQKLPDPKTKKCQ; from the coding sequence ATGCTGCGCTTGCTTCAGCCCATCCGCCGCATCCACCTGGCACCCGTTCTCCGTTTGGGAGCACCGGTGAATGCCACTGAAATACGCAAAGCACTGAAGTTCGAGTTCTCCAAGGATAACCAGCGGAGGGTGAAGGCCCTGCTCGCCTGGTATCCGCAGGCGGAGTGGAAGGGAGCACTCCTGCCACTACTGGATATTGCCCAGCGGCAGCAGGGATGGCTTTCGATCAGTGCCGTTCAGGCCGTGGCCGAGACCATCAAGATAGATCCAATGGAGGCCTTCGAGGCGGCGCAGTTCTACACCATGTTCTTCATGAAGCCGCGCGGGAAATATGTGGTCAGTGTGTGCACCTCGACGCCCTGCAAATTGCGTGGGGGCGACGAAATCTTTGAGGCGTGCAAGAAAACGCTCAATCTGGAGCACGGTCAGACCACGCCGGACATGCAGTTCACGCTCAAGGAGGATTACTGCATGGGCGCCTGTGTGAATGCCCCCGTTCTGGCGGTCAACGATGACATGTACGAGGACCTGGACGAGAAGAGTCTGGCCAACATCCTGGCGGATCTGCGCAATGACAAGTTGCCGCCCGCTGGTCCGCGCAACGGTAGGTTTGCCAGTGAGCCCAAGGGTGGACTTACCACCCTAAAGATCCAGCCACCGCCGCCCGGCTTCATGATGCAGAAACTACCAGATCCGAAGACCAAGAAGTGTCAGTAG